A stretch of Leucobacter aridicollis DNA encodes these proteins:
- a CDS encoding phosphate/phosphite/phosphonate ABC transporter substrate-binding protein has protein sequence MSRSRFHTTALRAASIGALLTVGLAGCSAAGEADADASAEAAAPAADPTSLVLALVPSQDQDGLVDTAAPLTDFLSEELGIEVTGVVSKDYQAAVEAMGAGQAQIGFLPSLQLWQANDMYGAEVVLQTERNGNITYPAQFMTNTPDKYCADTPVERDGKLFCNGADALTGPAGLDAIEKMKGAKVAVLGPGSPAGYIYPMLALQEAGFNIDADIQQVPVTANDASVLAVYNGDAEVGFSFWDARDIVAKDTTDVGQKVVVFAMTEEIPNDGVALSKDLSPELQQRITDALEAFSNTPEGSQILESIYSITKLAPANPESLDVVARAAEALGLQ, from the coding sequence ATGTCTAGGTCACGTTTCCACACCACAGCGCTGCGCGCCGCCTCGATCGGCGCACTCCTCACCGTCGGCCTCGCGGGCTGCTCCGCGGCGGGCGAGGCAGACGCCGACGCGTCCGCCGAGGCCGCAGCACCCGCCGCCGATCCGACGTCGCTGGTGCTCGCGCTCGTGCCGTCCCAGGACCAAGACGGGCTCGTCGATACCGCCGCGCCGCTCACCGATTTCCTCAGCGAGGAGCTCGGCATCGAGGTGACCGGTGTGGTCTCGAAGGACTACCAGGCCGCCGTCGAGGCCATGGGTGCGGGGCAGGCGCAGATCGGGTTCTTGCCGTCACTTCAGCTCTGGCAGGCGAACGACATGTACGGCGCCGAGGTCGTGCTTCAGACGGAGCGCAACGGGAACATCACCTACCCGGCGCAGTTCATGACGAACACCCCCGATAAGTACTGCGCAGACACCCCCGTCGAGCGTGACGGCAAGCTGTTCTGCAACGGCGCGGACGCGCTGACGGGGCCAGCGGGACTCGACGCGATCGAGAAGATGAAGGGGGCGAAGGTCGCGGTGCTCGGCCCGGGCTCGCCTGCCGGCTACATCTACCCGATGCTGGCCCTGCAGGAGGCAGGGTTCAACATCGACGCCGACATTCAGCAGGTGCCTGTCACCGCGAACGACGCCTCCGTGCTTGCGGTCTACAACGGTGATGCCGAGGTGGGCTTTAGCTTCTGGGACGCGCGTGACATCGTCGCGAAGGACACGACTGACGTCGGCCAGAAGGTTGTCGTCTTCGCAATGACCGAGGAGATCCCGAACGACGGGGTCGCGCTGTCGAAGGATCTCTCACCCGAGCTGCAGCAGCGGATCACGGACGCGCTCGAGGCCTTCTCGAACACGCCGGAGGGCTCGCAGATTCTCGAGAGCATCTACTCGATCACGAAGCTCGCCCCCGCCAACCCCGAATCCCTCGACGTCGTCGCCCGCGCAGCAGAGGCGCTCGGCCTCCAGTGA
- a CDS encoding TrmH family RNA methyltransferase gives MRIIHIDDIASPELADFTQLTDVALRRVREPAEGLYLAESPKVIERALRVGHRPRALLMVAEWLERVGPLLEAYPDVPVYIGAPEQLEQLTGFNMHRGAIASMHRPEPLDPADLLRASSRVVVLEDLADHTNVGAVFRSAAALGADAVLLTPGCADPLYRRAVRVSMGAVLQVPWARLPDWREAGPLFRELGYDLTAFALRDDAEDLADFVEDLPERLALMFGTEGPGLSRRALASAARTVLIPMEHGVDSLNVATAAALAMWAVRTGDQRAGAKRPAGDSARAQSHLVGEAPA, from the coding sequence GTGAGAATCATCCACATCGATGACATTGCTTCCCCCGAGCTCGCCGACTTCACGCAGCTCACCGACGTCGCGCTGCGGCGCGTGCGGGAACCGGCGGAGGGGCTCTACCTCGCCGAGTCGCCGAAGGTGATCGAACGCGCGTTGCGGGTCGGGCACCGGCCGCGGGCGCTGCTCATGGTCGCCGAGTGGCTCGAACGCGTCGGGCCGCTCCTCGAGGCGTACCCAGACGTGCCGGTCTACATCGGAGCGCCCGAGCAACTGGAGCAGCTCACCGGTTTCAACATGCACCGCGGGGCGATCGCCTCAATGCACCGCCCCGAGCCGCTCGACCCGGCAGACCTGCTGCGGGCCTCGTCTCGCGTCGTCGTGCTCGAAGACCTCGCCGACCACACGAACGTCGGCGCTGTGTTCCGGTCGGCCGCGGCGCTCGGCGCCGACGCCGTACTACTCACCCCAGGCTGCGCCGATCCGCTCTACCGCCGCGCGGTTCGCGTGAGCATGGGCGCTGTGCTGCAGGTGCCGTGGGCGCGCCTCCCAGACTGGCGCGAGGCGGGCCCGCTGTTTCGCGAGCTCGGGTACGACCTCACCGCCTTCGCGCTGCGGGACGACGCCGAGGACCTCGCGGACTTCGTCGAGGATCTGCCGGAGCGTCTCGCTCTCATGTTCGGCACGGAGGGGCCTGGGCTGTCTCGGCGTGCGCTCGCGTCTGCGGCCCGCACCGTGCTCATCCCGATGGAGCACGGCGTCGATTCGCTGAACGTCGCGACCGCGGCGGCGCTCGCGATGTGGGCGGTGCGCACGGGGGACCAGCGAGCGGGCGCCAAGCGTCCGGCGGGCGACTCCGCTCGCGCTCAGTCGCATCTCGTCGGTGAGGCTCCGGCGTGA
- a CDS encoding MurR/RpiR family transcriptional regulator — protein sequence MSLHDEAGGFAPGAQPTARAAAMTHALHPSERQVVELLLAHAEAAIEWTAQEVAERAGVGRTTVLRACQSLGYRGYPQLRVALAAELAGARAQAGRLGAGTPHGGVLAEIAADVAESARALSSSTGMLDERSVTAAVAAISTAGRVLVVANGLSSVVASALSMRLTSHGRHAEFIADSLAQQIAARNLANGDVCIVVSGSGANDASLAGASAAAAAGANVIAITSFAASALTELASLALVIAPAGVTFRHELEHASRVSLMLFAEVLVRAVSRATGDPARSARAHSLEVISEHLEDK from the coding sequence GTGTCGCTGCATGACGAGGCCGGGGGATTCGCTCCCGGCGCACAACCAACGGCGCGGGCAGCCGCGATGACCCACGCGCTGCACCCCAGCGAACGCCAGGTGGTCGAGCTGCTGCTCGCGCACGCCGAGGCGGCGATCGAGTGGACCGCCCAGGAGGTCGCCGAGCGCGCCGGGGTCGGGCGCACGACCGTGCTGCGCGCCTGCCAGTCGCTCGGGTACCGCGGGTATCCGCAACTCCGGGTCGCCCTCGCCGCCGAGCTCGCCGGCGCCCGGGCTCAGGCCGGTCGGCTGGGGGCGGGAACGCCGCACGGAGGCGTGCTCGCGGAGATTGCCGCGGATGTCGCCGAGTCGGCCAGGGCGCTGAGCTCGAGCACCGGCATGCTCGACGAGCGCAGCGTCACCGCCGCCGTCGCCGCGATCTCGACGGCCGGGCGCGTGCTCGTCGTCGCGAACGGCCTGTCGTCGGTCGTCGCGTCGGCGCTCTCAATGCGCCTCACCTCCCACGGCAGGCACGCCGAGTTCATCGCCGACTCGCTCGCGCAGCAGATCGCCGCGCGCAATCTCGCGAACGGCGACGTGTGTATCGTCGTGTCGGGATCCGGGGCAAACGATGCCAGCCTGGCTGGAGCGTCGGCGGCTGCCGCGGCCGGGGCGAACGTGATCGCGATCACCTCGTTTGCCGCCTCGGCGCTCACGGAGCTCGCGTCGCTCGCCCTCGTGATCGCCCCGGCCGGAGTGACGTTCCGCCACGAGCTCGAGCACGCGTCGCGCGTCTCGCTCATGCTGTTTGCCGAGGTGCTCGTGCGCGCGGTCAGCCGGGCGACGGGGGATCCGGCGCGGAGCGCGCGTGCCCACTCCCTCGAGGTGATCTCGGAGCATCTCGAAGACAAGTAG
- a CDS encoding BCCT family transporter, producing MPHSELPGSRSRKIVEPTPPPLPHPGLLPGIGVEQTGLSFPTNKVVLGTAFTLTVAVIAWAFAAPDTLADVGAASLAWVTEHFSWMFGALAIAVALFMLVVGYGRTGGIRLGADDEQPEFSTASWVSMLFAAGLGIGLLFYGPLEPLTYFLSPAPGVTAAPGSADAALPALAQTVLHWGPIAWAFYALVGGAIAYSAYRRGRAPLISALFEPVFPGSSHRVLGRIIDIFAIIVTLFGTAVSLGIGALQIESGFQMVTGLGPMGNTFLVGAIAILTSLFIASAVSGVKKGIRRLSNLNMILTGALGLFVLIAGPTIFILNFLPASLVEFLGQLPTMLSRNPNQGPETAEFLASWTTYYWAWWVSWTPFVGMFIAKISRGRTLREFVTTVVLVPSAIVIAWFVVYGGTAISMTLGGEDLQTGGSGEEVLFRVLERLPFAMVTSIIAMVAVVVFFVTAADSASIVMASMSQGGRPEPSKWVTILWGLLLSLIAISLLLAGGRNALSGLQSLMVVSALPFAFIVMGIMVAWARDLQTDPYIIRRKYARAAIAQGVRRGIDEYGDDFVFGTSEVPADEGAGAGFDSSDPALTDWYVDATTGPIERVTPDDVQRTLEPGRIQPKGPERPGNTASGDASLVVGEKPSEPAPPASSGRHGAATGDEHPQTPDDDTGTAAPDGDR from the coding sequence ATGCCACACTCAGAGCTTCCAGGCTCCCGCTCGCGCAAGATCGTCGAGCCGACACCTCCTCCCCTGCCACACCCCGGCCTGCTCCCCGGTATCGGAGTCGAGCAGACCGGCCTGAGCTTCCCGACGAACAAGGTCGTGCTCGGAACGGCCTTCACCCTCACCGTCGCCGTCATCGCATGGGCGTTCGCCGCGCCCGACACGCTCGCAGACGTTGGCGCGGCATCGCTCGCGTGGGTGACCGAGCACTTCAGCTGGATGTTTGGCGCCCTCGCAATCGCCGTCGCGCTCTTCATGCTTGTCGTGGGGTACGGTCGCACCGGCGGCATCCGCCTGGGCGCGGACGACGAGCAGCCGGAGTTCTCCACCGCCTCCTGGGTGTCGATGCTCTTCGCCGCGGGCCTCGGCATTGGCCTACTGTTCTACGGGCCGCTCGAGCCGCTCACCTATTTCCTGTCGCCCGCGCCCGGCGTGACGGCGGCGCCGGGCTCCGCCGATGCCGCGCTTCCCGCGCTCGCCCAAACCGTGCTCCACTGGGGGCCGATCGCCTGGGCGTTCTACGCGCTCGTCGGCGGGGCGATCGCATACAGCGCGTATCGTCGCGGCCGGGCGCCGCTCATCTCCGCGCTGTTTGAGCCGGTGTTCCCAGGCAGCAGCCATCGCGTGCTGGGCCGCATCATCGACATCTTCGCGATCATCGTGACGCTGTTCGGCACCGCGGTCTCGCTCGGGATCGGGGCGCTGCAGATCGAGAGCGGCTTCCAGATGGTCACGGGCCTCGGCCCGATGGGCAACACGTTCCTCGTCGGAGCGATCGCGATCCTCACCTCGCTCTTCATCGCGTCCGCAGTGTCCGGCGTGAAGAAGGGCATCCGGCGGCTCTCGAACCTGAACATGATCCTCACTGGCGCCCTCGGGCTCTTCGTGCTCATCGCGGGCCCGACGATCTTCATTCTCAACTTCCTGCCCGCGTCGCTCGTCGAATTCCTTGGCCAGCTGCCGACAATGCTCTCGCGCAACCCGAACCAGGGCCCGGAGACGGCCGAGTTCCTCGCGAGCTGGACCACCTACTACTGGGCGTGGTGGGTGTCGTGGACGCCCTTTGTCGGCATGTTCATCGCGAAGATCTCGCGCGGCCGCACGCTCCGAGAGTTCGTGACGACGGTCGTGCTCGTGCCGTCGGCGATCGTCATCGCCTGGTTCGTTGTCTACGGGGGTACGGCGATCTCGATGACCCTCGGCGGCGAGGACCTGCAGACCGGTGGCTCGGGCGAGGAGGTCCTGTTCCGGGTCCTCGAGCGGCTGCCGTTCGCGATGGTCACGTCGATCATCGCGATGGTCGCCGTCGTGGTGTTCTTCGTGACGGCCGCCGACTCCGCCTCGATCGTGATGGCGTCGATGTCGCAGGGAGGGCGACCCGAGCCGTCGAAATGGGTGACGATCCTCTGGGGACTGCTCCTCAGCCTCATCGCGATCTCGCTGCTGCTGGCGGGCGGGCGCAACGCCCTCTCCGGCTTGCAATCGCTCATGGTCGTGTCGGCGTTGCCGTTCGCGTTCATCGTGATGGGGATCATGGTCGCGTGGGCGCGCGACCTTCAGACGGACCCCTACATCATTCGCCGCAAGTACGCGCGCGCCGCGATTGCGCAGGGCGTGCGCCGCGGAATCGACGAGTACGGCGACGACTTCGTGTTCGGCACGAGCGAGGTCCCCGCGGACGAGGGCGCCGGGGCGGGCTTCGACAGCAGCGACCCGGCGCTCACCGACTGGTACGTCGACGCGACGACCGGCCCGATCGAACGGGTCACCCCCGACGACGTGCAGCGCACGCTCGAGCCAGGCCGCATCCAGCCCAAGGGGCCCGAGCGGCCGGGCAACACGGCGTCGGGCGATGCCTCGCTCGTCGTCGGCGAGAAGCCCTCGGAGCCGGCTCCCCCAGCGTCGTCGGGCCGCCACGGCGCGGCCACAGGCGACGAGCATCCGCAGACCCCAGACGACGACACCGGTACTGCCGCCCCGGACGGGGATCGCTAG
- the phnE gene encoding phosphonate ABC transporter, permease protein PhnE, with protein sequence MTGPIPRRPRRPARALAWGCVTAAVVLAFWSIEVNWQRLADLPAEVLRYLWLMFSSPNWEKLPEALWQTWRSIEMAWVGTVLSILIATPLSLVAARGFGPAWLRWLLRGMFSLIRAVPEIIIAIVILSVTGLTPFTGALALAVNGVGTLGKWGYEAVEAVPAGPIEAARAAGGATSEVLRWGVWPQAAPAFWSFWLYRFEINVRSSAVLGLIGVGGIGDMLTSYTQYREWSTVGVLLLVVVAATALVDAASGAIRRRITEGGTISVAA encoded by the coding sequence ATGACGGGCCCGATCCCGCGCCGGCCGCGGCGCCCGGCCCGTGCGCTCGCGTGGGGGTGCGTGACGGCAGCGGTCGTCCTCGCGTTCTGGTCGATCGAAGTGAACTGGCAGCGACTCGCGGACCTGCCGGCCGAGGTCCTGCGGTACCTCTGGCTGATGTTCTCCTCGCCGAACTGGGAGAAGCTGCCTGAGGCGCTCTGGCAAACGTGGCGGAGCATCGAGATGGCCTGGGTTGGCACGGTGCTGTCGATCCTCATCGCAACGCCTCTGAGCCTCGTGGCCGCGCGCGGCTTCGGTCCGGCGTGGCTCCGGTGGCTCCTGCGCGGCATGTTCTCGCTCATCCGCGCGGTCCCCGAGATCATCATCGCGATCGTTATCCTGTCGGTGACGGGCCTCACGCCGTTCACGGGCGCGCTCGCGCTCGCGGTCAATGGCGTCGGCACGCTCGGCAAATGGGGGTACGAGGCCGTCGAGGCGGTGCCGGCAGGCCCCATTGAGGCTGCCCGTGCGGCTGGCGGCGCCACATCCGAGGTGCTTCGCTGGGGCGTGTGGCCGCAGGCGGCTCCCGCGTTCTGGTCCTTCTGGCTGTACCGGTTCGAGATCAACGTCCGCTCGTCGGCCGTGCTGGGGCTCATCGGGGTCGGCGGCATCGGCGACATGCTGACGTCGTACACGCAATACCGCGAATGGTCGACCGTGGGAGTGCTGCTGCTTGTCGTCGTCGCCGCGACGGCGCTCGTCGACGCCGCGTCTGGCGCGATCCGTCGCCGGATCACCGAGGGAGGAACCATCAGTGTCGCTGCATGA
- the phnC gene encoding phosphonate ABC transporter ATP-binding protein gives MGAEDASTPWGIALEGVTVRYPNGTVGLNNVSLDIPPGSMVAIVGLSGSGKSTLIRTINGLVPVSSGVLRVGGATVSAARPGALRALRGEIGMVFQGFNLAGRASVLQNVLVGRLAHTPLWRTLLGAYRPADREIAYEALDSVGILHKLYARASDLSGGQQQRVAIARALAQQPKIVLADEPVASLDPPTAHGVMRDLRRINTERDLTVLVNLHLLDLAREYGVRMIGMRAGEVVYDGPAATATDRDFERIYGRAIGAADSLGGDASRERGVQ, from the coding sequence GTGGGGGCGGAAGACGCCTCCACCCCGTGGGGGATCGCGCTCGAGGGTGTCACGGTGCGCTATCCGAACGGCACCGTCGGGCTGAACAACGTCTCGCTCGACATTCCGCCGGGCTCGATGGTGGCGATCGTCGGCCTGTCGGGGTCGGGGAAGTCCACCCTGATTCGAACGATCAACGGGCTGGTCCCTGTCAGCTCGGGCGTGCTGCGCGTTGGCGGTGCGACGGTGAGCGCGGCGCGGCCCGGGGCGCTTCGCGCGCTGCGCGGGGAAATTGGGATGGTGTTCCAGGGGTTCAACCTTGCCGGACGGGCCTCGGTGCTCCAGAACGTGCTCGTGGGGAGACTCGCGCACACCCCGCTGTGGCGGACCCTCCTCGGTGCGTACCGTCCCGCTGACCGGGAGATCGCCTACGAAGCCCTCGACAGCGTCGGGATCCTGCACAAGCTGTATGCGCGCGCGTCCGACCTCTCGGGCGGGCAGCAGCAGCGGGTCGCCATTGCGCGTGCGCTCGCGCAGCAGCCCAAGATTGTGCTCGCCGACGAGCCCGTCGCGAGCCTCGACCCGCCGACCGCGCACGGCGTGATGCGGGATCTTCGCCGCATCAACACGGAGCGCGACCTCACGGTCCTCGTCAACCTGCATCTGCTCGATCTCGCCCGCGAATATGGGGTGCGCATGATCGGAATGCGGGCGGGCGAGGTCGTCTACGACGGCCCGGCTGCGACCGCGACCGACCGCGACTTTGAGCGCATCTACGGTCGCGCGATCGGCGCGGCAGACAGCCTCGGCGGGGACGCGTCCCGCGAGCGGGGCGTGCAGTGA
- a CDS encoding chromate transporter, giving the protein MAGEVFSTFLRLGLVSFGGPTAHIGYFHTEFVERRAWLSAEAFGELVALCQTLPGPASSQLGFAIGLRRAGALGAMAAFVGFTLPSAALMVAFAYGAQVLESPILNGVVAGLMAVAVAVVAHAVVGMARALLAGWIAWLLAAGVAIVLLGGSALGWGGTLIQPAFIALGAVVGWVGFGRGVSGGGAGSDGTDTSGTSDAAARSEQSEQSERPEQSGRPEQSEHPAPRAVQPVGGRARGAVPVGAGVACLVTLLVVLVAAPAFRAAEGSGVGALVDVFSRAGALVFGGGHAVLPLLEAGTVQSGWLSPGEFLAGYSLAQAVPGPMFSLAAYLGALADAGPGGMAGAIIAVLAIFAPGFLLLVGVLPFWDALRQRSSFAAAVKGAGVAVVGILAAALVHPIATGGLTSVWAALLAALGFGMLWVKAPPWLVVLLGAAVGTVAAVAGWE; this is encoded by the coding sequence GTGGCCGGAGAAGTATTCAGCACGTTTCTCCGGCTTGGGCTCGTCTCGTTTGGTGGGCCGACTGCGCACATCGGCTACTTTCACACCGAGTTCGTCGAGCGGCGGGCGTGGCTCTCGGCAGAGGCATTCGGAGAGCTCGTTGCGTTGTGCCAGACGCTGCCCGGGCCGGCCTCGAGCCAGCTCGGCTTCGCGATCGGTCTGCGCCGAGCGGGCGCGCTCGGGGCGATGGCCGCCTTCGTCGGGTTCACGCTGCCCTCGGCCGCGCTCATGGTCGCCTTCGCTTACGGGGCACAGGTCCTCGAAAGTCCAATCCTCAACGGCGTCGTGGCCGGCCTCATGGCGGTCGCCGTCGCGGTCGTCGCGCACGCGGTCGTTGGTATGGCACGCGCCCTCCTCGCCGGATGGATCGCCTGGCTGCTCGCTGCCGGTGTGGCGATCGTTCTCCTCGGGGGGAGCGCGTTGGGGTGGGGCGGCACACTGATTCAGCCGGCGTTCATCGCGCTCGGTGCCGTCGTTGGCTGGGTGGGCTTCGGTCGCGGCGTGTCTGGGGGTGGGGCTGGTTCCGACGGGACCGACACGTCAGGCACGTCCGACGCGGCAGCGCGCTCGGAGCAGTCGGAGCAATCGGAGCGCCCGGAGCAATCGGGGCGCCCGGAGCAGTCGGAGCACCCGGCGCCGCGGGCGGTGCAGCCGGTCGGGGGTCGCGCGCGCGGCGCCGTGCCCGTTGGGGCTGGTGTCGCCTGCCTCGTGACGCTGCTCGTGGTGCTCGTTGCAGCGCCGGCGTTCCGCGCAGCGGAGGGGAGCGGCGTGGGGGCCCTGGTCGACGTGTTCTCACGGGCAGGCGCGCTCGTCTTTGGTGGCGGCCACGCGGTGCTGCCGTTGCTCGAGGCGGGCACCGTGCAATCCGGGTGGTTGTCGCCAGGAGAGTTCCTCGCCGGATACAGCCTGGCGCAGGCGGTGCCCGGTCCGATGTTCAGCCTCGCGGCGTACCTGGGGGCGCTCGCGGATGCCGGCCCGGGGGGAATGGCAGGCGCGATCATTGCGGTGCTCGCGATCTTCGCGCCAGGGTTTCTGCTGCTTGTCGGGGTATTGCCGTTCTGGGATGCGCTGCGGCAGCGGTCGAGCTTCGCCGCCGCCGTCAAGGGTGCGGGCGTGGCGGTTGTGGGGATCCTCGCCGCGGCGCTCGTGCACCCAATTGCCACGGGCGGGCTCACGAGTGTCTGGGCGGCGCTGCTCGCGGCGCTCGGGTTCGGGATGCTGTGGGTGAAGGCGCCGCCGTGGCTCGTCGTCCTCCTGGGTGCCGCGGTCGGTACGGTTGCCGCCGTGGCCGGTTGGGAGTGA
- a CDS encoding phosphatase PAP2 family protein: protein MSIPVASTAHRRLRVLWILLFWLIIGAGAYIFGVLSSTGQAVEDHVLAGSEFNTHPPAPLSLVSPFAIGVALVALGLVALWVHGIGRALTVTLVPAIAIVASQLLKSEVLGRPDFLTLAAENTFPSGHMTVFATVVGAAIFAFPRRIQAFAAVGGAVLLSVVSWQLLAYGWHRPSDVLGALALAGAGFAAVTLLTPLQRPSGVWLLRTASIGLALAGWLAAGIAIVLTLIAWQSGSTDMMLNAGQAGCIGLSLLAAHSLLRLAVLAHSPKGG from the coding sequence GTGAGCATTCCCGTCGCGTCGACCGCTCACCGGCGGCTGCGGGTCCTCTGGATTCTGCTGTTCTGGCTCATCATCGGCGCGGGCGCGTACATTTTCGGCGTCCTGAGTTCCACTGGCCAGGCCGTGGAGGATCACGTGCTCGCGGGCTCCGAGTTCAACACCCATCCGCCGGCGCCCCTCAGCTTGGTCTCGCCCTTCGCTATCGGCGTCGCGCTGGTCGCGCTCGGGCTTGTCGCCCTGTGGGTGCATGGAATTGGGCGCGCGTTGACGGTGACACTGGTCCCGGCCATCGCGATCGTCGCCTCCCAGCTCCTGAAGTCTGAGGTGCTCGGGCGACCCGACTTCCTCACCCTCGCTGCGGAGAACACATTCCCCAGCGGGCACATGACAGTGTTTGCGACAGTCGTCGGGGCCGCGATCTTCGCGTTCCCGCGGCGCATCCAAGCGTTTGCAGCGGTCGGGGGAGCGGTGCTACTGAGCGTGGTGAGCTGGCAGCTTCTCGCGTACGGCTGGCACCGCCCAAGCGACGTTCTCGGGGCGCTTGCGCTCGCCGGCGCGGGCTTTGCGGCTGTCACGCTCCTGACCCCGCTGCAGCGCCCGTCCGGGGTGTGGCTGCTGCGCACGGCATCGATTGGTCTCGCGCTCGCCGGCTGGCTCGCCGCTGGCATCGCCATTGTGCTCACGCTGATCGCCTGGCAGTCTGGGAGCACCGACATGATGCTGAACGCCGGGCAGGCCGGCTGCATCGGCCTCTCGCTGCTTGCCGCGCACTCGTTGCTGCGGCTCGCAGTGCTTGCGCACTCACCCAAGGGAGGATAG
- the phnE gene encoding phosphonate ABC transporter, permease protein PhnE: protein MTALALPEKPRGAWRGPAIAAAILLATVVMCLPGIGIGADLGAIARNWQNGADKIFKLLQPDWSFFPRTIAPFAETLQMAVIATAVGAGISLPLSFLAARNTAPNAPTRIAVRAILNVVRAVPDLLYAAILVAMVGVGALPGILALVLFNVGILVKLVSEAIDTNDVGPLEAGRAVGATPTQINRTLALPDAWPAFANQTLYVFELNVRASTVLGLVGAGGLGLLIDAVRTFYRYDQLSLIILEILIIVIALDALSSAIRRRLV, encoded by the coding sequence GTGACCGCACTCGCGCTCCCAGAGAAGCCCCGCGGTGCGTGGCGCGGGCCGGCAATCGCCGCCGCGATCCTCCTCGCGACCGTCGTGATGTGCCTGCCAGGGATCGGGATCGGGGCCGACCTCGGCGCGATCGCACGAAACTGGCAGAACGGCGCGGACAAGATCTTCAAGCTGCTCCAGCCCGACTGGAGCTTCTTCCCGCGGACGATCGCGCCCTTCGCCGAGACCCTCCAGATGGCCGTGATCGCGACCGCCGTGGGCGCCGGCATCTCGCTGCCGCTGAGCTTCCTTGCCGCGCGCAACACGGCGCCGAACGCGCCGACCCGCATCGCGGTGCGCGCGATCCTGAACGTCGTGCGCGCGGTGCCCGACCTGCTGTATGCCGCGATCCTCGTCGCGATGGTCGGCGTTGGCGCCCTCCCGGGCATCCTCGCCCTCGTGCTCTTTAACGTCGGCATTCTCGTGAAGCTGGTGTCCGAAGCGATCGACACCAACGACGTCGGCCCGCTGGAGGCTGGCCGGGCGGTCGGCGCGACGCCGACCCAGATCAATCGAACCCTCGCGCTGCCGGACGCCTGGCCGGCGTTCGCGAACCAGACGCTCTACGTGTTCGAGCTCAACGTGCGTGCTTCGACGGTGCTCGGTCTCGTCGGCGCTGGCGGCCTCGGCCTCCTCATCGACGCCGTGCGCACGTTCTATCGCTACGACCAGCTCTCGCTCATCATCCTGGAGATCCTCATCATCGTGATTGCGCTTGACGCCCTGAGCTCGGCCATCCGCAGGAGGCTCGTATGA
- a CDS encoding GNAT family N-acetyltransferase, translating into MEPFELQGSGLTLNQLRPADAPDVARYCADPIFEEFMATPWPYTLADAESFISEYAPQAWANGSEWTWAIRREADGPVLGVISIRLPSGMLGYWLGEPHRGQKIMSACVDLVTEAAFARTNVEAVLWEARVGNIGSRRTIERSGFTDTGEAIGTILGRDGGPVLSWTARLDRPTAGAVPA; encoded by the coding sequence GTGGAACCGTTCGAACTGCAGGGGAGTGGGCTCACTCTCAATCAGCTTCGGCCCGCCGATGCGCCTGACGTCGCGCGGTACTGTGCGGACCCGATCTTTGAAGAGTTCATGGCGACCCCGTGGCCCTACACACTCGCTGACGCCGAGTCGTTCATCTCGGAGTACGCGCCGCAGGCCTGGGCGAACGGCTCGGAGTGGACGTGGGCGATCCGACGCGAAGCCGATGGCCCCGTGCTTGGGGTCATCAGCATCCGGTTGCCGAGCGGCATGCTCGGATACTGGCTCGGGGAGCCCCACCGCGGGCAGAAGATTATGTCAGCTTGCGTCGATCTCGTGACCGAGGCAGCCTTCGCCAGAACGAACGTGGAGGCGGTGCTGTGGGAGGCGCGCGTTGGCAACATCGGGTCGCGGCGGACGATTGAGCGGAGCGGCTTCACCGACACCGGCGAGGCGATCGGCACGATTCTGGGCCGCGACGGCGGGCCCGTCCTGTCGTGGACCGCCCGGCTCGACAGGCCAACCGCAGGAGCCGTCCCAGCCTAG